One genomic segment of Streptomyces sp. RKND-216 includes these proteins:
- a CDS encoding N-acetylneuraminate synthase family protein, translating to MTSQNRLRTLGDKTVGPGRPVYVTGEIGINHNGDLENAFALIDAAVEAGCDAVKFQKRTPEICTPRDQWDIERDTPWGRMTYIDYRHRVEFDEDGYRAIDAYCTQRGIHWFASPWDTEAVAFLEKFDVPAHKVASASLTDDELLRALRATGRTVILSTGMSTPKQIRHAVEVLGSDNIVLCHATSTYPAKADELNLRMIHTLQAEFPNVPIGYSGHETGLQTTLAAVALGADFVERHITLDRAMWGSDQAASVEPGGLQRLVRDIRTIEDSLGDGVKKVYDSELAPMKKLRRVKGVVAEAEEQNADREPASV from the coding sequence ATGACTTCGCAGAACCGCCTCCGGACCCTCGGCGACAAGACCGTCGGCCCGGGCCGCCCCGTCTACGTCACCGGCGAGATCGGGATCAACCACAACGGCGACCTCGAGAACGCCTTCGCCCTCATCGACGCCGCCGTCGAAGCCGGCTGCGACGCGGTGAAGTTCCAGAAGCGCACCCCGGAGATCTGCACCCCGCGCGACCAGTGGGACATCGAGCGCGACACCCCGTGGGGCCGGATGACGTACATCGACTACCGGCACCGCGTCGAGTTCGACGAGGACGGCTACCGCGCCATCGACGCGTACTGCACCCAGCGCGGCATCCACTGGTTCGCCTCCCCGTGGGACACCGAGGCCGTCGCCTTCCTCGAGAAGTTCGACGTCCCCGCCCACAAGGTGGCGTCCGCCTCCCTCACCGACGACGAGCTGCTGCGCGCCCTGCGCGCCACCGGCCGCACCGTCATCCTCTCCACCGGCATGTCCACCCCGAAGCAGATCCGGCACGCCGTCGAGGTGCTCGGCAGCGACAACATCGTGCTCTGCCACGCCACCTCCACCTACCCGGCCAAGGCCGACGAGCTCAACCTGCGGATGATCCACACTCTGCAGGCCGAGTTCCCCAACGTCCCCATCGGCTACAGCGGCCACGAGACCGGCCTCCAGACCACCCTCGCCGCCGTCGCCCTCGGCGCCGACTTCGTCGAACGGCACATCACCCTCGACCGCGCGATGTGGGGCAGCGACCAGGCCGCCTCCGTCGAACCCGGTGGCCTCCAGCGCCTGGTGCGCGACATCCGCACCATCGAGGACTCCCTCGGCGACGGCGTCAAGAAGGTCTACGACAGCGAACTCGCCCCGATGAAGAAGCTCCGCCGCGTCAAGGGCGTCGTCGCCGAGGCCGAGGAGCAGAACGCGGACCGCGAGCCCGCCTCCGTCTGA
- a CDS encoding acylneuraminate cytidylyltransferase produces the protein MAVPQPHGGAATAPRVLAVIPARGGSKGVPAKNLAEVGGLPLVARAVRACLDAPLVTDVAVSTDDPGIAAAASAAGAEIVERPADLAGDLATSEAAVLHALDTHEARNGRAVDVVLLVQCTSPFVTADDVHGVAAAVTERGADSALTVAAFHGFVWRETVADDVAAADGQGVNHDKAHRPRRQDRPQDHLETGAAYAMDVAGFRKAGHRFFGRTALVHTDPARVLEIDDPHDLARARALAPLLDGEAVAATGAPAPTAQAVPRRDDVDAVVLDFDGTQTDDRVLVDSDGREFVAVHRGDGLGIAALRRDALKLLILSTEENPVVAARARKLRVPVLHGIDRKDLALKQWCEEQGVAPERVLYVGNDVNDLGCFGLVGWPVAVGSAHDVVRGAARAVTTAPGGAGAIREIASWILGPSLNN, from the coding sequence ATGGCCGTACCGCAGCCGCACGGCGGCGCCGCCACCGCACCGCGCGTGCTCGCCGTCATCCCCGCCCGCGGCGGCTCCAAGGGCGTGCCCGCGAAGAACCTCGCCGAGGTCGGCGGCCTGCCGCTCGTCGCTCGCGCCGTCCGCGCCTGCCTCGACGCCCCGCTGGTCACCGACGTGGCCGTCTCCACCGACGACCCCGGCATCGCCGCCGCCGCGTCCGCCGCCGGCGCCGAGATCGTCGAGCGCCCCGCCGACCTCGCCGGCGACCTCGCCACCAGCGAAGCCGCCGTCCTGCACGCCCTGGACACCCACGAGGCCCGCAACGGCCGCGCCGTCGACGTCGTGCTCCTCGTCCAGTGCACCAGCCCCTTCGTCACCGCCGACGACGTCCACGGCGTCGCCGCCGCCGTCACCGAGCGCGGCGCCGACAGCGCCCTCACCGTCGCCGCCTTCCACGGCTTCGTCTGGCGCGAGACCGTTGCCGACGACGTGGCGGCGGCCGACGGCCAGGGCGTCAACCACGACAAGGCGCACCGCCCCCGGCGCCAGGACCGCCCCCAGGACCACCTGGAGACCGGCGCCGCCTACGCCATGGACGTGGCCGGCTTCCGCAAGGCAGGCCACCGCTTCTTCGGCCGCACCGCGCTCGTGCACACCGACCCGGCCCGCGTGCTGGAGATCGACGACCCGCACGACCTCGCCCGCGCCCGCGCCCTCGCCCCGCTCCTCGACGGCGAGGCCGTTGCCGCGACGGGCGCGCCGGCCCCCACCGCGCAAGCCGTACCGCGTCGCGACGACGTCGACGCGGTCGTACTGGACTTCGACGGCACCCAGACCGACGACAGGGTGCTCGTCGACTCCGACGGACGGGAGTTCGTCGCCGTGCACCGCGGCGACGGCCTCGGCATCGCCGCGCTCCGCCGCGACGCGCTGAAGCTCCTCATCCTGTCCACGGAGGAGAACCCGGTCGTCGCCGCACGCGCCCGCAAGCTGCGGGTCCCCGTGCTGCACGGAATCGACCGGAAGGACCTCGCCCTCAAGCAGTGGTGCGAGGAACAGGGCGTCGCGCCGGAGCGCGTGCTCTACGTCGGAAACGACGTCAACGACCTGGGCTGCTTCGGCCTCGTCGGCTGGCCCGTCGCGGTCGGCAGCGCCCACGACGTCGTACGCGGTGCCGCCCGGGCGGTCACCACCGCGCCGGGAGGCGCGGGCGCGATCCGCGAGATCGCCTCGTGGATCCTCGGCCCCTCCCTGAACAACTGA